The proteins below come from a single Sorghum bicolor cultivar BTx623 chromosome 4, Sorghum_bicolor_NCBIv3, whole genome shotgun sequence genomic window:
- the LOC8055441 gene encoding DNA mismatch repair protein PMS1 isoform X1: MAGGGGGGGDGRGESSPAIKPISKAVVHRICSGQVIFDLSSAVKELVENSLDAGATSVEVSLKAYGEEWFKVVDNGCGISPSNFQALALKHHTSKISDFSDLGSVVTFGFRGEALSSLCALGKLTVETRSKDEPVATHLEFEHSGVVVSERKTARQVGTTVTVEKLFSTLPVRSKEFSRNIRKEYGKVISLLNAYALIAKGVRLLCTNTVGKNSKMVVLRTQGSSSMKDNIITVFGPNTFKCLEPFSVTTSDGCQIEGFLSKPGPGTGRSSGDRQFFYVNGRPIDMPKVTKLVNELYKSSNAKQYPVVILDFRIPTTSYDVNVAPDKRKVFFSSESLILQSLREAVENLYSPLQCSFSVNHIKDPEKEGDAVTDGHNEDTNAITMANVSASNNIDEDEETDSEDHVSPENQKLPSSVAKVAIEATSRDASPLSRGTATQADKSSAWLPSFAYDQPKRLPKEGNSFASGTNRFRTGLAAKSTHSSTIQSSLMNFVSLNKRKHEDDCTLISETPVLRRGTCSEQVRRSSLESNFVTPEKQNREDDCIISEAPVLRSGTCSELDRRTSSDVDFASPNKQKHDDSTFISETPVLRRGTNSEQVRGASLEANSAPSLSSSTNNIPEFNLPLETNSLKQHLPQSFGSVRTDVSPQHSKQPSIVTLGAEVSGPWDVHTTESDVDEHRGRCFSASGAPNKYSESRHQNASADSPLPDAQDYDDGAVVCYAPVQYPIIQFTVAELRRRRKNGYMVSHTNKPYCLEKTTRCYKAATLDIIVPLADEAKSNSLAAATNELDRLFSKDDFGEMEVVGQFNLGFIIGKLDQDLFIVDQHAADEKYNFECLSQSTTLNIQPLLQPLRLDLSPEEEVIVSMNMSTIRKNGFVLAEDLHASPGNHYLLKAVPFSKNITFGVQDVKELISMLADSQGDCSIISSYKLDTTDSVCPSRVRAMLASRACRMSTMIGDPLTKAEMKKILKNLTGLRSPWNCPHGRPTMRHLADLRTIKDKDIAF, translated from the exons AtggcgggaggaggaggagggggaggcgacGGGCGCGGAGAATCCTCGCCGGCGATCAAGCCAATCAGTAAGGCGGTGGTGCACCGCATCTGCTCTGGCCAGGTCATCTTCGACCTTTCCTCCGCCGTCAAGGAGCTCGTCGAGAACAGCCTCGACGCCGGCGCCACCTCCGTCGAGGTCAGCCTCAAGGCCTACGGCGAGGAGTGGTTCAAGGTCGTCGACAACGGATGCGGCATATCTCCCTCTAACTTCCAG GCTCTCGCTCTTAAGCACCACACGTCGAAGATATCGGATTTCTCCGACCTCGGATCTGTGGTGACCTTCGGGTTCCGGGGTGAAGCTCTGAGCTCGCTCTGCGCGCTGGGGAAACTGACGGTTGAGACGAGGAGCAAGGATGAGCCTGTTGCGACCCATTTGGAGTTTGAGCACTCGGGCGTGGTGGTTAGTGAGAGGAAGACGGCACGGCAGGTTGGAACCACGGTGACAGTGGAAAAATTGTTCTCCACCTTGCCGGTCCGGAGCAAGGAGTTTAGCAGGAACATTCGGAAGGAGTATGGGAAAGTGATCTCTCTGTTGAAC GCTTATGCCTTGATCGCCAAAGGGGTCAGATTACTCTGCACTAATACTGTTGGAAAAAATTCAAAAATGGTTGTGCTTAGAACTCAAGGAAGCAGTTCTATGAAAGACAATATTATTACTGTATTTGGTCCAAATACTTTCAAATGTCTGGAGCCCTTCAGTGTTACCACCTCGGATGGCTGCCAAATAGAGGGCTTTCTTTCAAAACCTGGACCTGGTACTGGCCGCAGTTCAGGAGATAGACAATTTTTCTATGTGAATGGCAGACCTATTGATATGCCAAAGGTCACTAAACTTGTCAACGAGCTATACAAAAGTTCAAATGCAAAGCAATATCCTGTGGTTATCCTGGATTTCCGTATTCCAACTACATCCTACGATGTGAATGTTGCACCTGATAAGAGAAAAGTTTTCTTCTCGTCCGAGAGCTTGATTCTGCAGTCTTTACGTGAAGCTGTTGAAAATCTGTACTCCCCTCTACAATGCAGTTTCTCAGTCAATCACATCAAAGATCCTGAAAAGGAAGGGGATGCTGTTACTGATGGGCATAATGAAGACACAAATGCTATCACAATGGCAAATGTTTCAGCTTCCAACAATATTGATGAAGATGAAGAAACAGACAGTGAGGACCATGTTTCCCCAGAGAACCAGAAATTGCCTTCTTCAGTGGCAAAGGTAGCCATTGAAGCAACGTCTAGAGATGCAAGCCCCTTGTCAAGAGGCACAGCCACTCAGGCTGATAAATCATCTGCTTGGCTTCCATCCTTTGCATATGACCAGCCAAAAAGATTGCCTAAAGAAGGAAATAGTTTTGCATCGGGAACAAATCGTTTCAGAACTGGGCTTGCTGCAAAATCTACTCATTCAAGTACCATTCAGTCTTCTCTTATGAACTTTGTATCACTAAACAAGCGGAAGCATGAAGACGACTGCACTCTTATTTCTGAAACTCCAGTGCTGAGAAGAGGGACATGCTCAGAACAAGTGAGGAGATCAAGTTTAGAATCAAACTTTGTTACACCAGAAAAGCAGAACCGTGAAGATGATTGCATTATTTCTGAAGCTCCAGTGCTGAGAAGTGGGACGTGCTCTGAACTAGACaggagaacaagttcagatGTTGACTTCGCATCACCAAATAAGCAGAAGCACGATGACAGCACCTTTATTTCCGAAACCCCAGTGTTGAGAAGAGGGACAAACTCAGAACAGGTGAGGGGAGCAAGTTTAGAAGCAAATTCAGCACCTTCATTAAGCTCAAGCACGAACAATATTCCTGAGTTCAATTTACCTCTGGAAACAAACTCTTTAAAACAGCATCTCCCACAATCTTTTGGATCTGTGAGGACAGATGTTTCACCACAGCATTCTAAACAACCTAGTATTGTGACCCTTGGGGCGGAGGTATCAGGTCCATGGGATGTTCACACTACAGAATCTGATGTG GATGAACATCGTGGTCGATGCTtttcagcgtctggtgctcctaACAAATATTCAGAATCACGACATCAGAATGCATCGGCTGATAGTCCTTTGCCTGATGCTCAGGATTATGATGATGGTGCTGTAGTATGTTATGCACCTGTACAGTATCCCATTATTCAGTTTACAGTTGCCGAGCTtaggagaagaagaaagaatggTTATATGGTATCCCATACAAATAAACCATATTGTCTTGAGAAAACAACAAG GTGCTATAAAGCTGCAACACTGGATATTATTGTACCCTTAGCTGACGAGGCAAAATCAAATTCATTAGCTGCAGCCACCAATGAGTTGGACAGGCTTTTCAGTAAAGATGATTTTGGAGAAATGGAG GTTGTTGGGCAATTTAATCTTGGTTTTATCATTGGAAAGCTCGACCAGGATCTGTTTATTGTAGATCAG CATGCTGCTGATGAGAAGTACAACTTTGAGTGCCTTTCACAGTCTACAACTTTAAACATACAGCCTCTTCTCCA GCCACTGAGACTTGATCTCTCACCAGAGGAAGAAGTAATTGTTTCTATGAACATGAGCACCATCAG AAAAAATGGTTTTGTTTTGGCAGAAGATTTGCATGCTTCCCCTGGTAACCATTATCTTTTGAAAGCTGTGCCTTTCAGCAAAAATATTACATTTGGTGTTCAAG
- the LOC8055442 gene encoding uncharacterized protein LOC8055442 has protein sequence MAEAEGKAKQMAEGPSKIESMRKWVVDHKLRAVGCLWLGGISSSIAYNWSRPNMKTSVKIIHARLHAQGLTLAALVGSACVEYYDNKYGSSGPKVDKYTSQYLAHAHKD, from the exons ATGGCGGAGGCCGAGGGAAAAGCAAAGCAAATGGCGGAGGGCCCGAGCAAGATCGAATCCATGAGGAAGTGGGTCGTCGACCACAAGCTCCGAGCCGTAG GTTGCCTCTGGCTAGGTGGGATCAGCAGTTCGATCGCCTACAACTGGTCGCGGCCCAATATGAAGACTAGCGTCAAGATCATCCACGCAAG GTTGCATGCACAAGGTCTAACCCTAGCTGCATTAGTTGGTTCTGCATGCGTGGAGTACTATGACAATAAGTATGGTTCTTCTGGGCCAAAGGTGGACAAATACACAAGCCAATACCTGGCCCATGCGCATAAAGATTAA
- the LOC8070586 gene encoding pentatricopeptide repeat-containing protein At4g14850 yields the protein MRTPGTIGSALARFGASRSLLAGAHLHSHLLKSGLLASYSNHLLSFYSRCRLPSAARAVFDEIPDPCHVSWSSLVTAYSNNGMPRDALWAFRSMRGRGVPCNEYALPIVLKCAPDVRFGAQVHALAVATRLIQDVFVTNALVAMYGGFGMVDEAKRMFDEPGGERNAVSWNGMISAYVKNDRCRDAVGVFREMVWSGERPNEFGFSCVVNACTGSRDWETGRQVHGMVVRTGYDKDVFTANALVDMYSKLGDIEMAAVVFEKIPAADVVSWNALIAGCVTHGHDHRALELLLQMKPLGVVPNVFTLSSVLKACAGAGAFNLGRQIHGFMIKADADSDEFVAVGLVDMYAKDGFLDDARKVFDFMPRRDLILWNALISGCSHDGRHGEVLSLFHRMRKEGLDLDVNRTTLAAVLKSTASLEAICHTKQVHALAEKIGLLSDSHVVNGLIDSYWKCGRLDYAIKVFEESCSDDIISSTSMMTALSQCDHGEDAIKLFVQMLRKGLEPDSFVLSSLLNACASLSAYEQGKQVHAHLIKRQFTSDVFAGNALVYTYAKCGSIEDADMAFSGLPEKGVVSWSAMIGGLAQHGHGKRALELFHRMLDEGVAPNNITLTSVLSACNHAGLVDDAKKYFESMKEAFGIDRTEEHYACMIDILGRAGKLKDAMELVNNMPFQANAAVWGALLGASRVHRDPELGRMAAEKLFTLEPEKSGTHVLLANTYASAGMWDEMAKVRKLMKDSNVKKEPAMSWVEIKDKVHTFIVGDKSHPRTREIYGKLAELGDLMNKAGYVPNVEVDLHDVDRSQKELLLSHHSERLAVAFALISTPSGAPIRVKKNLRICRDCHVAFKFISKIVSREIIIRDINRFHHFTDGTCSCGDYW from the coding sequence ATGCGGACTCCGGGAACCATCGGTTCGGCCCTCGCCCGCTTCGGCGCGTCGCGGTCGCTGCTCGCCGGAGCCCACCTCCACTCCCACCTCCTCAAGTCCGGCCTTCTCGCCAGCTACAGCAACCACCTCCTCTCTTTCTACTCCAGATGCCGCCTCCCGAGCGCCGCACGCGCGGTGTTCGACGAAATCCCTGACCCGTGCCACGTCTCTTGGTCCTCGCTCGTCACCGCCTACTCCAACAACGGCATGCCGCGGGACGCACTCTGGGCGTTTCGGTCCATGCGCGGGCGTGGCGTCCCTTGCAACGAGTACGCGCTCCCCATCGTGCTCAAGTGTGCACCGGATGTCAGGTTCGGCGCGCAGGTGCACGCACTGGCTGTGGCCACGAGGCTCATCCAGGACGTCTTCGTCACCAACGCACTTGTGGCCATGTATGGTGGGTTCGGCATGGTGGATGAGGCCAAGAGGATGTTCGATGAGCCTGGAGGCGAGAGGAACGCCGTTTCTTGGAACGGCATGATATCGGCGTACGTCAAGAATGACCGGTGCAGGGATGCCGTCGGGGTGTTCCGAGAAATGGTGTGGAGTGGGGAGCGGCCGAACGAGTTTGGGTTCTCGTGTGTAGTGAACGCGTGCACAGGATCGAGGGATTGGGAGACTGGGAGGCAGGTGCACGGCATGGTGGTGAGGACGGGATATGACAAGGATGTGTTCACAGCAAATGCTCTGGTTGACATGTACTCGAAGCTGGGAGACATTGAAATGGCAGCGGTGGTTTTTGAGAAGATACCTGCAGCAGACGTTGTCTCATGGAATGCTCTCATTGCTGGGTGTGTAActcatgggcatgatcaccgTGCACTGGAGCTGCTACTACAGATGAAGCCTTTAGGAGTGGTGCCCAATGTGTTCACGTTATCTAGTGTTCTCAAGGCttgtgctggtgctggtgcatTCAATTTGGGCCGGCAAATCCATGGGTTTATGATCAAGGCTGATGCAGATTCTGATGAGTTTGTTGCTGTTGGCCTTGTTGACATGTACGCAAAGGATGGATTCTTGGATGACGCGAGGAAGGTGTTTGATTTCATGCCCCGAAGGGATTTGATTTTATGGAATGCACTGATCTCAGGCTGCTCTCATGACGGACGGCATGGTGAGGTTCTGTCACTCTTTCATAGGATGAGGAAGGAGGGGCTTGACCTTGATGTCAATAGGACGACACTGGCTGCTGTTCTCAAGTCAACGGCGAGCTTGGAAGCAATCTGTCACACAAAACAGGTTCATGCTCTTGCAGAGAAGATAGGGCTCCTATCTGACTCTCATGTCGTCAATGGACTTATTGATTCATACTGGAAGTGTGGTCGACTCGATTATGCGATTAAGGTTTTTGAAGAAAGCTGTTCTGATGACATTATATCTTCTACGTCCATGATGACAGCTCTCTCACAGTGCGACCATGGTGAGGATGCAATAAAGCTGTTTGTGCAGATGTTAAGAAAAGGCCTCGAACCTGATTCTTTTGTACTAAGTAGCCTCCTGAATGCTTGTGCTAGTCTGTCAGCCTATGAACAAGGGAAGCAAGTGCATGCTCATCTGATTAAGAGGCAGTTCACATCAGATGTGTTTGCAGGGAATGCTCTTGTGTACACTTATGCAAAGTGTGGGAGCATAGAGGATGCAGACATGGCATTCTCTGGCCTGCCGGAGAAGGGAGTTGTCTCATGGTCTGCAATGATTGGAGGGCTTGCACAGCATGGACATGGGAAGAGAGCATTGGAATTGTTCCATAGAATGCTCGATGAGGGCGTTGCCCCAAACAACATCACATTGACCAGTGTTCTCTCTGCTTGTAACCATGCTGGGCTTGTTGATGACGCAAAGAAATACTTTGAATCTATGAAGGAGGCGTTTGGAATTGACAGGACTGAGGAACATTACGCATGCATGATTGATATTCTTGGCCGTGCAGGGAAACTAAAGGATGCTATGGAGCTTGTCAACAACATGCCATTCCAAGCGAATGCTGCAGTTTGGGGTGCACTTCTAGGAGCCTCAAGAGTACACCGAGATCCAGAGCTGGGAAGGATGGCAGCTGAGAAGCTCTTCACCCTAGAACCTGAGAAGTCTGGCACACATGTCCTGCTTGCAAACACTTATGCTTCAGCAGGCATGTGGGATGAAATGGCTAAGGTGCGGAAGTTAATGAAAGACAGTAATGTCAAGAAGGAGCCTGCCATGAGCTGGGTTGAGATAAAGGACAAGGTGCATACTTTCATTGTTGGTGACAAGAGCCATCCTAGGACAAGAGAGATATATGGAAAGCTAGCCGAATTGGGAGATCTGATGAATAAAGCTGGTTATGTTCCAAATGTGGAGGTTGATCTGCATGACGTAGACAGAAGCCAAAAGGAGCTGCTTCTTTCTCACCATAGTGAGAGGCTGGCCGTTGCGTTTGCGCTGATCAGCACCCCATCTGGGGCCCCAATCAGAGTCAAGAAGAATCTGCGCATATGCAGAGACTGCCATGTTGCATTCAAGTTTATTTCAAAGATTGTTTCAAGGGAGATTATCATCAGGGATATCAACCGGTTCCATCATTTCACAGATGGGACATGTTCTTGTGGTGATTATTGGTGA